A segment of the Alistipes communis genome:
CCTTGCGCGCCGACAGTGCGCTGCGACCCCGCTTTATCATCGAATCCGACCAGACCGAGGTGAGGATTCCGCCCAGCGCACCGACGAGGAACGGGATGCCGCCGATCCACTGGATCATGTTGAGCGTCTGTTCGTGCGTGAGGTTCTGCGCCTCGCCCATGCCGCGCAGGTAGCCCGGCAGCCAGAAACAGCAGAAATACCACACGGGGTCGCTTATCAGACGGATCAGGAAGGCGCCCCACAGCGTGCGCGTACGGAAAAGCCCGCCCAGCGTGAAGGACTTCTGCTCCTCGCCGGAGGAGGTCATCCGGTCTACGTTGACCGTACGGTCGAGAATCTCCTGCGACGGCGTGCGGTAGACGACCATCCACAGCCCCGCGATGACGAGACCCGCCACACCGGCCACGAGGAACACCTCCTGCCAGTTCGAAAACCAGCGCATGAGCCATGCGATCACCAGCGGTGCGATCACCGCGCCCAGCGATCCGCCGACCGTACAAAGGCTGTTGGCCGTCGCACGCTGCCGCTTCTCGAACCAGAGCGTCACGGCCACCAGCTGTCCGGCGAAGATCGTCGGCTCGGCCAGTCCCAGGATGCCGCGGCACACGGCAAACTGCCAGACCGTCTGCGCCAGGCCGCCGCCGATGCAGGCCAGCGACCAGACGGCGATGCCCGCGAGCATCACCCGCTTGGGGCCGAACCGGTCGACCAGAATCCCCGATACGGGGTACATCAGCGCGTAACAGATCAGGAAGACGTTGACGATCCATGCGTACTGCATGTCGCCGATGCCGAAATGTTCCAGAATTTCGGGTTTGAGGATCGAGAGCAGCTGCCGGTCGAGGTAGTTGCAGATGATGGCGATGAACATGGTCGCCACGATCACCCATTTGCGTTTGTTCGGGTCTTTGAGTAGATTCATTGGTTGATTGAAGTTCTATCGGTTGTTTTTCAGTCGTTCGGTGAAGGCGCCCACGGCGCGGTAACGGGTATAACGTTCGTTCAGCACTGCCTGCCGCGACACGTCGGGCACGTAGCTGCGCGACGCGGGGGCGCAGAGCGCCTGCTGCGCTTCGGTGACCGAAGGGTAGAGTCCCGCGATGGTAGCCGCGTGGACCACCGCCCCCATCGCTCCGGCCTGTTTGCAGTCCGAGACGTCGATCCGCATACCGGTCGTGTCGGCCAGCAGCTGCATCACGAAGGGCGACTTCTGGGCGATGCCGCCCACGCCGATCAGCCGGTCGATGCGCACGCCGTTGTCGCGCATGTGGTCGAGGATATGTTTCGTGGCGAAGGCCGTCGCCTCGGCGAATGCGTAGTAGATCTCGGAAGCCGAGGTCGAGAGGTTCAGCCCCGTGAGCGTTCCCGTGAGCGAACTGTCGGCGAAGGGCGAACGGCGGCCGTTGAGCCAGTCGGTAGCCAGCGGCGCGTCGGCGCGCAACGGCAGTGCGGCAGCGCCCTGTGTGAGCGCATCCATGATCCCCGCCTCCGTTTCGGCGATCAGCCGGTCGCGCGTCGGCGCGTCGACCAGTTCTGTACGGGCGAGAATCTCCCGCAACGGCCAGCAGAGCAGCCGCTTGAACCAGGCGTAGACGTCGCCGAAAGCCGACAGACCCGACTCGAATCCGATCATGCGCGGCAGAATCGATCCGTCGACCTGTCCGAA
Coding sequences within it:
- a CDS encoding MFS transporter; the encoded protein is MNLLKDPNKRKWVIVATMFIAIICNYLDRQLLSILKPEILEHFGIGDMQYAWIVNVFLICYALMYPVSGILVDRFGPKRVMLAGIAVWSLACIGGGLAQTVWQFAVCRGILGLAEPTIFAGQLVAVTLWFEKRQRATANSLCTVGGSLGAVIAPLVIAWLMRWFSNWQEVFLVAGVAGLVIAGLWMVVYRTPSQEILDRTVNVDRMTSSGEEQKSFTLGGLFRTRTLWGAFLIRLISDPVWYFCCFWLPGYLRGMGEAQNLTHEQTLNMIQWIGGIPFLVGALGGILTSVWSDSMIKRGRSALSARKVMLMAVVVVAPLCAAVPYVGASETLSFAWRVGLVVAIFSLVAVMCLSWLYTLPVVLAETFPIKNVASVMGICCGAGALGSVVFNQFVGSIPSEAWYTLFAIMGTLHIIAAVVLWKMVRPESPETK